Sequence from the Paenibacillus riograndensis SBR5 genome:
CTTTTGTCTTGAAGAGGTCCGTGATCCTATGCCTTACCATCTCTAGGAGGACATTTGATGACAGAATATCTGATTCGTCGCGTACTGCAATCGGTGCTGGTGATCTTTTTGATTACGATACTTACCTTTCTTCTAATTCATGCGGCTCCCGGAGGGCCGACCCAGATGATGCTGTCTCCGGGACTTTCACCGGAAGTCTTCAAGCAGCAAGCGCATAATCTCGGCCTGGACCAGCCTGTTCCTGTGCAGTATGTGCGCTGGATTAGCGGCTTGCTGCAGGGAGACCTGGGTTATACTTTTAAAAATCACCTGCCGGTTGCAGATCTGCTATGGCCCCGTATCGGCAATACCTTCATTCTCATGGGGGCAGCCTGGCTGTTATCCCTAATCATTGCGATTCCCTGGGGGATCTATAACAGCACCAAAGTATATGGGTTGTCCGACCAGTCGGCCTCCTTCATCTCTTATCTCGGCTTTGCGATGCCAACGTTCTGGTTCGGGATACTGCTGCAGCAGTGGTTTTCCCTGAAGCTGAACTGGTTTCCTCTATCCGATATGCATACAAGAGGAAAAGAAGGGGATATCGGGGACTTGCTCATGCACCTTGTGCTGCCGGTAACGGTGCTGTCACTAGGATTTCTTGCTTCCTATATGAAGTATGCGCGGGCAAGCATGCTTGAAGTGCTGGACCAGGATTATATCCGTACTGCACGCGCCAAGGGTGTCAAAGAACGGAAAGTCGTCTTCCATCATGCGCTGCGCAATGCGCTTATTCCAATCATCACCATTCTGGGCCTGGATCTTCCTATATTGGTGGCAGGGGCCGCCTTGACGGAGAGTGTGTTCAACTGGCCGGGCATGGGACGCTGGTTCGTGCAAATGGCAAGTGAGCGCGAATATTCAGTGCTCATGGCTATAACTATCGTAACGGCGGTTATGGTTGTGCTGGGCAATTTGCTCGCAGATATTTTGTATGCGATAGTAGATCCCCGCGTCAAGCTCGGCAAGCAAGGAGGGAAAGCAGCATGAGTACTAATCCTTCACAATTGCCCGCTGATGCCTTATCTTCAATGGAAACGAAAAAAGCAGCTGACTTGAAAAAACCTCCGGGTCCCTGGGCCATCTTGTGGAAAAAGTTCTCGCACAACCCATACGCTATGAGCGGACTTGTCGTGCTGCTTTTTTTCATAGTGATTGCTGCACTCGCTCCTTTTCTCACTAAATATAAGCCGGAAGCCATTGATTTGATGTTCGCCAACCTGAAGCCCGGAGTGGACGGGCATCTGCTGGGAACAGACGAGCTGGGACGAGATATACTCACCAGACTGCTGTACAGTGCGAGAATCTCCCTGATGATCGGGTTTTCAGTAGCCTTTGCTTCAGTAGCCATCGGTTCGATTATCGGTGCGATTTCAGGTTATTTTGGCGGCTGGGTAGATACCGTCTTCATGCGTATTGTGGACGTGATGAACTCCGTTCCTACGCTGTTCCTGAATATACTCGTGCTGGCGATCTTCGGCTCCCGGATGGAGTATATGATCATGATTTTGGCCTTGACCAGTTGGATGAGCATCGCCCGGCTGGTGCGGGGGAACTTCCTGCAGCTTAGGGAAATGCAGTATGTCGAGGCGGCCAAAGCGATCGGGGTATCAAGCTGGGGGATTATTTTCCGCCATCTGCTCCGAAATGCAAGCTTCCCGATTATTGTGAATGCGACCCTGATGGTTGGCGGTGCGATTCTGAGTGAATCGGCATTGTCCTATCTGGGTCTTGGTATCCAGGCTCCGGCTACAAGCTGGGGACTGATGCTCAGCAACGCACAGGAATTCATGCTGATAGATCCGCTGCAGGCCGTATATCCGGGTCTGTGCATCCTGCTCG
This genomic interval carries:
- a CDS encoding ABC transporter permease, producing the protein MTEYLIRRVLQSVLVIFLITILTFLLIHAAPGGPTQMMLSPGLSPEVFKQQAHNLGLDQPVPVQYVRWISGLLQGDLGYTFKNHLPVADLLWPRIGNTFILMGAAWLLSLIIAIPWGIYNSTKVYGLSDQSASFISYLGFAMPTFWFGILLQQWFSLKLNWFPLSDMHTRGKEGDIGDLLMHLVLPVTVLSLGFLASYMKYARASMLEVLDQDYIRTARAKGVKERKVVFHHALRNALIPIITILGLDLPILVAGAALTESVFNWPGMGRWFVQMASEREYSVLMAITIVTAVMVVLGNLLADILYAIVDPRVKLGKQGGKAA
- a CDS encoding ABC transporter permease → METKKAADLKKPPGPWAILWKKFSHNPYAMSGLVVLLFFIVIAALAPFLTKYKPEAIDLMFANLKPGVDGHLLGTDELGRDILTRLLYSARISLMIGFSVAFASVAIGSIIGAISGYFGGWVDTVFMRIVDVMNSVPTLFLNILVLAIFGSRMEYMIMILALTSWMSIARLVRGNFLQLREMQYVEAAKAIGVSSWGIIFRHLLRNASFPIIVNATLMVGGAILSESALSYLGLGIQAPATSWGLMLSNAQEFMLIDPLQAVYPGLCILLVVLAVNFIGDGIRDGLDPRQQLTKSRRRLDKWRKNYSKSGN